One window from the genome of Oreochromis niloticus isolate F11D_XX linkage group LG20, O_niloticus_UMD_NMBU, whole genome shotgun sequence encodes:
- the LOC102078667 gene encoding macrophage mannose receptor 1-like isoform X2: MEKALFIIAASGLCAVASDVKHYYQFVYELKNWTEALSYCRDKYTDLATVEDFKDVQMLNSTVDLSKMTTMEYGNRAWIGLYDDVNSWRWPMSENSEAEFRNWSPGQPDNRWINEYCVRMLDGLWFDSPCVNVYRFVCSDNRGSTRTFVYINNPMSWANAQSYCRVHYTDLASVMNMTENQKIDNLVPTGLIVWIGLFRESWKWTDGSKPSYIYWKTNEPNNKIGAESCVAANFEDNAKWEDWNCDSKKEFVCNVAPVYKEVVRVNLINSALDLTQPDVMEAMLNQIQQTLKEQGVKGDVKLSWRKQSDGSVFYKDEETKKSIV, encoded by the exons ATGGAAAAAGCTCTGTTCATCATAGCGGCATCAG GCCTGTGTGCCGTCGCCTCAGATGTTAAACATTACTACCAGTTTGTTTATGAGCtgaagaactggactgaagcaCTGAGTTACTGCAGAGACAAATACACAGACCTGGCTACTGTAGAAGACTTTAAGGATGTGCAGATGCTGAACAGCACAGTAGATTTAAGCAAAATGACCACCATGGAATACGGCaat CGAGCCTGGATCGGGCTGTATGATGACGTGAACAGCTGGAGGTGGCCAATGTCAGAAAACAGTGAGGCTGAGTTCAGAAACTGGTCACCTGGACAACCAGATAACCGATGGATTAACGAATATTGCGTACGGATGCTTGATGGACTATGGTTTGATTCaccttgtgtgaatgtgtacaGATTCGTCTGCTCTGATAACAGAG GGTCGACTAGGACATTTGTCTACATTAACAATCCAATGTCATGGGCGAACGCCCAGAGCTACTGCAGAGTTCATTACACAGACCTGGCCAGTGTGATGAACATGACAGAGAACCAGAAGATAGATAACCTGGTACCTACAGGGCTAATAGTGTGGATTGGCCTTTTCAGAGAGTCCTGGAAGTGGACAGATGGAAGTAAACCCTCATATATATATTGGAAAACAAATGAACCCAATAACAAGATTGGAGCAGAGTCTTGTGTGGCAGCAAACTTTGAAGACAATGCAAAATGGGAGGACTGGAATTGTGACTCAAAGAAGGAATTTGTTTGCAATGTTG CACCTGTTTACAAGGAAGTAGTGAGAGTGAATCTGATAAACTCTGCTCTGGATCTGACCCAACCTGATGTGATGGAAGCCATGCTGAACCAG ATCCAACAGACGCTGAAGGAGCAGGGAGTAAAGGGAGACGTCAAACTGAGCTGGAGGAAGCAGTCAGATGGATCGGTCTTCTACAAGGACGAGGAAACGAAGAAGAGCATCGTCTGA
- the LOC102078667 gene encoding macrophage mannose receptor 1-like isoform X4, producing the protein MKWYKSVYKISMNLITSVPSMFSQMGSSLEVTCIFILHEDEDEKSFHNSRTKGESREHTRMEKALFIIAASGLCAVASDVKHYYQFVYELKNWTEALSYCRDKYTDLATVEDFKDVQMLNSTVDLSKMTTMEYGNRAWIGLYDDVNSWRWPMSENSEAEFRNWSPGQPDNRWINEYCVRMLDGLWFDSPCVNVYRFVCSDNRGSTRTFVYINNPMSWANAQSYCRVHYTDLASVMNMTENQKIDNLVPTGLIVWIGLFRESWKWTDGSKPSYIYWKTNEPNNKIGAESCVAANFEDNAKWEDWNCDSKKEFVCNVAPVYKEVVRVNLINSALDLTQPDVMEAMLNQIQQTLKEQGVKGDVKLSWRKQSDGSVFYKDEETKKSIV; encoded by the exons ATGAAGTGGTATAAAAGTGTATATAAAATATCTATGAATCTTATTACTTCTGTTCCTTCCATGTTTTCCCAGATGGGGT CCTCCTTGGAAGTAACTTGCATATTCATTTTGcatgaagatgaagatgagaaGTCATTTCACAACAGTCGGACCAAAGGAGAAAGCAGGGAACATACAAGAATGGAAAAAGCTCTGTTCATCATAGCGGCATCAG GCCTGTGTGCCGTCGCCTCAGATGTTAAACATTACTACCAGTTTGTTTATGAGCtgaagaactggactgaagcaCTGAGTTACTGCAGAGACAAATACACAGACCTGGCTACTGTAGAAGACTTTAAGGATGTGCAGATGCTGAACAGCACAGTAGATTTAAGCAAAATGACCACCATGGAATACGGCaat CGAGCCTGGATCGGGCTGTATGATGACGTGAACAGCTGGAGGTGGCCAATGTCAGAAAACAGTGAGGCTGAGTTCAGAAACTGGTCACCTGGACAACCAGATAACCGATGGATTAACGAATATTGCGTACGGATGCTTGATGGACTATGGTTTGATTCaccttgtgtgaatgtgtacaGATTCGTCTGCTCTGATAACAGAG GGTCGACTAGGACATTTGTCTACATTAACAATCCAATGTCATGGGCGAACGCCCAGAGCTACTGCAGAGTTCATTACACAGACCTGGCCAGTGTGATGAACATGACAGAGAACCAGAAGATAGATAACCTGGTACCTACAGGGCTAATAGTGTGGATTGGCCTTTTCAGAGAGTCCTGGAAGTGGACAGATGGAAGTAAACCCTCATATATATATTGGAAAACAAATGAACCCAATAACAAGATTGGAGCAGAGTCTTGTGTGGCAGCAAACTTTGAAGACAATGCAAAATGGGAGGACTGGAATTGTGACTCAAAGAAGGAATTTGTTTGCAATGTTG CACCTGTTTACAAGGAAGTAGTGAGAGTGAATCTGATAAACTCTGCTCTGGATCTGACCCAACCTGATGTGATGGAAGCCATGCTGAACCAG ATCCAACAGACGCTGAAGGAGCAGGGAGTAAAGGGAGACGTCAAACTGAGCTGGAGGAAGCAGTCAGATGGATCGGTCTTCTACAAGGACGAGGAAACGAAGAAGAGCATCGTCTGA
- the LOC102078667 gene encoding macrophage mannose receptor 1-like isoform X1, with protein sequence MKWYKSVYKISMNLITSVPSMFSQMGYEDEKSFHNSRTKGESREHTRMEKALFIIAASGLCAVASDVKHYYQFVYELKNWTEALSYCRDKYTDLATVEDFKDVQMLNSTVDLSKMTTMEYGNRAWIGLYDDVNSWRWPMSENSEAEFRNWSPGQPDNRWINEYCVRMLDGLWFDSPCVNVYRFVCSDNRGSTRTFVYINNPMSWANAQSYCRVHYTDLASVMNMTENQKIDNLVPTGLIVWIGLFRESWKWTDGSKPSYIYWKTNEPNNKIGAESCVAANFEDNAKWEDWNCDSKKEFVCNVAPVYKEVVRVNLINSALDLTQPDVMEAMLNQIQQTLKEQGVKGDVKLSWRKQSDGSVFYKDEETKKSIV encoded by the exons ATGAAGTGGTATAAAAGTGTATATAAAATATCTATGAATCTTATTACTTCTGTTCCTTCCATGTTTTCCCAGATGGGGT atgaagatgagaaGTCATTTCACAACAGTCGGACCAAAGGAGAAAGCAGGGAACATACAAGAATGGAAAAAGCTCTGTTCATCATAGCGGCATCAG GCCTGTGTGCCGTCGCCTCAGATGTTAAACATTACTACCAGTTTGTTTATGAGCtgaagaactggactgaagcaCTGAGTTACTGCAGAGACAAATACACAGACCTGGCTACTGTAGAAGACTTTAAGGATGTGCAGATGCTGAACAGCACAGTAGATTTAAGCAAAATGACCACCATGGAATACGGCaat CGAGCCTGGATCGGGCTGTATGATGACGTGAACAGCTGGAGGTGGCCAATGTCAGAAAACAGTGAGGCTGAGTTCAGAAACTGGTCACCTGGACAACCAGATAACCGATGGATTAACGAATATTGCGTACGGATGCTTGATGGACTATGGTTTGATTCaccttgtgtgaatgtgtacaGATTCGTCTGCTCTGATAACAGAG GGTCGACTAGGACATTTGTCTACATTAACAATCCAATGTCATGGGCGAACGCCCAGAGCTACTGCAGAGTTCATTACACAGACCTGGCCAGTGTGATGAACATGACAGAGAACCAGAAGATAGATAACCTGGTACCTACAGGGCTAATAGTGTGGATTGGCCTTTTCAGAGAGTCCTGGAAGTGGACAGATGGAAGTAAACCCTCATATATATATTGGAAAACAAATGAACCCAATAACAAGATTGGAGCAGAGTCTTGTGTGGCAGCAAACTTTGAAGACAATGCAAAATGGGAGGACTGGAATTGTGACTCAAAGAAGGAATTTGTTTGCAATGTTG CACCTGTTTACAAGGAAGTAGTGAGAGTGAATCTGATAAACTCTGCTCTGGATCTGACCCAACCTGATGTGATGGAAGCCATGCTGAACCAG ATCCAACAGACGCTGAAGGAGCAGGGAGTAAAGGGAGACGTCAAACTGAGCTGGAGGAAGCAGTCAGATGGATCGGTCTTCTACAAGGACGAGGAAACGAAGAAGAGCATCGTCTGA
- the LOC102078667 gene encoding perlucin-like isoform X3: MKWYKSVYKISMNLITSVPSMFSQMGSSLEVTCIFILHEDEDEKSFHNSRTKGESREHTRMEKALFIIAASGLCAVASDVKHYYQFVYELKNWTEALSYCRDKYTDLATVEDFKDVQMLNSTVDLSKMTTMEYGNRAWIGLYDDVNSWRWPMSENSEAEFRNWSPGQPDNRWINEYCVRMLDGLWFDSPCVNVYRFVCSDNRAPVYKEVVRVNLINSALDLTQPDVMEAMLNQIQQTLKEQGVKGDVKLSWRKQSDGSVFYKDEETKKSIV; this comes from the exons ATGAAGTGGTATAAAAGTGTATATAAAATATCTATGAATCTTATTACTTCTGTTCCTTCCATGTTTTCCCAGATGGGGT CCTCCTTGGAAGTAACTTGCATATTCATTTTGcatgaagatgaagatgagaaGTCATTTCACAACAGTCGGACCAAAGGAGAAAGCAGGGAACATACAAGAATGGAAAAAGCTCTGTTCATCATAGCGGCATCAG GCCTGTGTGCCGTCGCCTCAGATGTTAAACATTACTACCAGTTTGTTTATGAGCtgaagaactggactgaagcaCTGAGTTACTGCAGAGACAAATACACAGACCTGGCTACTGTAGAAGACTTTAAGGATGTGCAGATGCTGAACAGCACAGTAGATTTAAGCAAAATGACCACCATGGAATACGGCaat CGAGCCTGGATCGGGCTGTATGATGACGTGAACAGCTGGAGGTGGCCAATGTCAGAAAACAGTGAGGCTGAGTTCAGAAACTGGTCACCTGGACAACCAGATAACCGATGGATTAACGAATATTGCGTACGGATGCTTGATGGACTATGGTTTGATTCaccttgtgtgaatgtgtacaGATTCGTCTGCTCTGATAACAGAG CACCTGTTTACAAGGAAGTAGTGAGAGTGAATCTGATAAACTCTGCTCTGGATCTGACCCAACCTGATGTGATGGAAGCCATGCTGAACCAG ATCCAACAGACGCTGAAGGAGCAGGGAGTAAAGGGAGACGTCAAACTGAGCTGGAGGAAGCAGTCAGATGGATCGGTCTTCTACAAGGACGAGGAAACGAAGAAGAGCATCGTCTGA
- the LOC102078770 gene encoding macrophage mannose receptor 1, with protein sequence MEKLVLFIAAASGLWAVSLNPERQYHFVYEQKNWTEALSHCRLYYTDLANIENMEDVKTLNDMVDLNKFDKSADSYRAWIGLYNDVNSWRWSRSDSDLYRSDEAEFRNWKPGQPDNEGGHELCAEIFVSGEWNDKRCDKTLSAICSDVRGQNVTFVFIDKTMTWTQAQSYCRAHHTDLASVRNMSENQRVKELVPAEDRPVWIGLFRDSWKWTDGRTSTFRYWKTKEPNNQYWRENCVAAYFKHSGNWEDWNCDWNKPFVCYSEPVYKQAVRLRLEKNAHLDLNRAAVMDDMLKLVKQKLQAQGVRGDINLSWRKQSDGNVFHSDTKKTKKIKIP encoded by the exons ATGGAGAAACTTGTTCTGTTCATCGCCGCTGCATCAG GGCTGTGGGCCGTGTCCTTAAATCCTGAACGTCAGTACCATTTTGTTTATGAGcagaagaactggactgaagcaCTGAGTCACTGCAGACTGTATTACACAGACCTGGCcaacatagaaaacatggagGACGTGAAGACCCTGAATGACATGGTGGACTTGAACAAATTTGATAAATCTGCAGACAGCTAT CGAGCCTGGATCGGGTTGTACAATGACGTGAACAGCTGGAGGTGGTCGAGGTCGGACAGCGATCTCTACAGAAGTGATGAGGCTGAGTTCAGAAACTGGAAGCCTGGACAACCAGACAACGAAGGGGGACACGAACTTTGTGCTGagatttttgtcagtggagaaTGGAATGATAAACGCTGTGACAAAACCCTTAGTGCAATCTGCTCTGATGTCAGAG GGCAAAATGTGACATTTGTGTTCATCGACAAAACGATGACATGGACCCAGGCTCAGAGCTACTGCAGAGCTCATCACACAGACCTGGCCAGTGTGAGGAACATGTCAGAGAATCAGAGGGTAAAGGAGTTGGTGCCTGCTGAAGATCGACCAGTCTGGATCGGCCTTTTCAGAGATTCCTGGAAGTGGACAGATGGAAGGACCTCCACATTTAGATACTGGAAAACAAAAGAACCAAATAACCAATACTGGAGAGAGAATTGTGTGGCAGCATACTTTAAACATTCTGGAAACTGGGAGGACTGGAACTGTGACTGGAACAAGCCATTTGTCTGCTACAGTG aGCCTGTTTACAAGCAAGCGGTGAGACTCAGGCTGGAGAAAAACGCTCACCTGGATCTGAATCgtgctgctgtgatggatgacATGCTGAAGCtg GTCAAACAGAAGCTCCAGGCCCAGGGGGTTAGAGGGGACATCAACCTGAGCTGGAGGAAGCAGTCAGATGGAAACGTTTTTCACAGcgacacaaagaaaacaaagaagataAAAATCCCTTAA
- the edem2 gene encoding LOW QUALITY PROTEIN: ER degradation-enhancing alpha-mannosidase-like protein 2 (The sequence of the model RefSeq protein was modified relative to this genomic sequence to represent the inferred CDS: deleted 2 bases in 1 codon) yields MRAPVCAALLVWVLSDAAARQFSEEEMAAVRQRIKSMFYHAYNSYLDNAFPYDELRPLTCDGQDTWGSFSLTLIDALDTLLVLGNHTEFQRVASLLQDTVDFDIDVNASVFETNIRVVGGLLSAHLLAKRAGMELEPGWPCSGPLLRMAEDAARKLLPAFETPTGMPYGTVNLLRGVSPTETPVTCTAGVGTFILEFATLSRLTGDPTFENVARRALRALWKTRSDIGLVGNHIDIVSKKWVAQDAGIGAGVDSYFEYLVKGAVMLQDEELLSMFQAYDRAIQNYTRFDDWYLWVQMHKGTVSMPIFQSLEAFWPGLQSLLGNLDSAVRTFQNYYSVWRQFGGLPEFYSIPQGYTVDKREGYPLRPELIESAMYLFRATGDHTYLQLGLDALESIEKIAKTPCGYASVKDLRDHQLDNRMESFFLAETIKYLYLLFDPAHFLHGGGTEDGSWEEGGESGECVLGAGGFIFNTEAHPLDPAALYCCGRHDQDHQELQDILLTLSQPGSQSKPPPKQTEGQPGSQSESIALKPGEKKTPPLLSCSVQPFSARLSILGQVFTDNT; encoded by the exons ATGCGCGCTCCCGTGTGCGCGGCGCTGCTGGTGTGGGTGCTGAGCGATGCGGCGGCTCGTCAGTTCTCGGAGGAGGAGATGGCTGCTGTCAG ACAGCGCATCAAATCCATGTTCTACCACGCCTACAACAGTTACCTTGACAACGCCTTTCCCTATGATGAGCTCCGCCCTCTCACCTGCGATGGACAGGACACCTGGGGCAG TTTCTCGCTCACTCTGATTGACGCCCTCGACACTCTGCTG GTTTTGGGAAACCATACAGAGTTCCAGCGAGTGGCATCGCTCCTCCAAGACACCGTCGACTTCGACATCGACGTCAACGCGTCCGTGTTTGAAACCAACATCAGAG ttgtggGTGGTCTGCTGTCAGCCCATCTCTTGGCGAAGAGGGCGGGAATGGAGCTGGAGCCCGGGTGGCCCTGCTCAGGACCGCTGCTGAGGATGGCCGAGGACGCCGCCAGGAAACTGCTACCTG CGTTTGAGACTCCCACCGGCATGCCGTACGGTACGGTGAACCTTCTGCGTGGCGTCAGTCCCACTGAGACACCGGTCACCTGTACCGCTGGCGTGGGAACCTTCATCCTGGAGTTCGCCACACTGAGTCGACTAACGGGAGACCCGACATTTGAGAACGTCGCCCGCCGAGCCCTGAGAGCCCTGTGGAAGACCAGATCTGACATCGGACTG GTGGGGAACCACATCGACATCGTGTCCAAGAAGTGGGTCGCTCAGGATGCCGGTATTGGCGCGGGAGTCGACTCGTACTTCGAGTATCTGGTCAAAGGAGCCGTTATGCTGCAGGATGAAGAGCTGCTCAGCATGTTTCAGG CGTATGATCGAGCCATCCAGAACTACACCCGCTTTGACGACTGGTACCTGTGGGTGCAGATGCACAAAGGAACCGTGTCCATGCCCATTTTCCAGAGTCTGGAGGCCTTCTGGCCCGGCCTGCAG TCTCTGCTGGGAAACCTGGACAGTGCCGTGAGAACTTTCCAGAATTATTATTCTGTGTGGAGACAGTTTGGAGGACTGCCAGAGTTTTACAGCATCCCTCAGGGTTACACTGTGGATAAGAGAGAGGGCTACCCACTGAGACCAG AGCTAATCGAGAGTGCCATGTACCTGTTCAGGGCAACAGGTGATCACACCTATCTCCAGCTGGGCCTCGACGCTCTGGAGTCCATCGAGAAGATCGCCAAGACGCCGTGTGGATACGCCAGC GTTAAAGACCTGCGAGATCACCAGCTGGACAACAGGATGGAGTCCTTCTTTCTAGCTGAAACCATCAAGTACCTCTACCTGCTCTTTGACCCCGCCCACTTTCTGCACGGCGGAGGGACGGAG GACGGGTCGTGGGAGGAGGGTGGAGAGTCGGGGGAGTGTGTGTTAGGGGCAGGGGGGTTCATCTTCAACACGGAGGCTCACCCTCTGGACCCAGCGGCGCTGTACTGCTGCGGCCGGCACGACCAGGACCACCAGGAGCTCCAAGACATCCTGCTCACCCTGTCGCAGCCCGGCAGCCAATCAAAACCACCTCCCAAACAGACAGAGGGACAGCCGGGCAGCCAATCGGAGAGCATCGCTCTGAAACCCGGAGAGAAGAAGACGCCCCCTCTGCTGTCCTGCTCCGTTCAGCCGTTCAGCGCTCGGCTCTCCATCCTGGGACAAGTTTTTACCGACAACACGTGA